The following proteins come from a genomic window of Paenibacillus sp. CAA11:
- the thyX gene encoding FAD-dependent thymidylate synthase: MSVIPVLNEGYVRLVDHMGSDLTVVNAARVSYAKQSMELSERDVKLIRFLAREGHTSPFRHAIVQFEIYAPLMVARQWWKYVVGSAHYEGTGDSLDAWNESSRRYITEEPVFYVPQADQWRSKPENSKQGSGDVISWELGDKHTEELMEYIELGLSKYEAALADGICAEQARLFLPAYGMYVRWYWTASVQSAAHFLSQRLEHDAQKEIQEYAKAILEHIKPLYPVSLEQLVQTEAIVK; the protein is encoded by the coding sequence ATGTCAGTCATTCCTGTACTTAATGAGGGGTATGTGCGGCTCGTAGACCATATGGGTTCCGATCTAACTGTTGTAAATGCCGCTCGCGTATCTTATGCTAAGCAGTCCATGGAGCTGAGCGAAAGGGATGTGAAGCTGATTCGGTTTCTGGCGCGTGAGGGACATACCTCTCCGTTTCGCCATGCGATCGTACAGTTCGAGATCTATGCACCGTTAATGGTAGCCCGGCAGTGGTGGAAGTATGTAGTTGGTTCCGCTCACTATGAAGGAACAGGGGACAGTCTTGACGCTTGGAATGAGTCCAGCCGCAGATACATAACTGAAGAGCCTGTATTCTACGTGCCTCAAGCAGATCAGTGGCGGTCGAAGCCGGAAAATTCCAAACAGGGCAGCGGGGATGTGATTTCCTGGGAGCTTGGAGATAAGCACACCGAGGAACTGATGGAATACATAGAGCTGGGCTTGAGCAAATATGAAGCGGCACTGGCCGACGGTATCTGTGCTGAGCAAGCTCGTCTATTCCTGCCGGCATACGGAATGTATGTACGTTGGTATTGGACAGCTTCAGTTCAATCCGCAGCACATTTTTTGTCGCAAAGGCTGGAGCATGATGCCCAGAAGGAAATTCAGGAATATGCAAAGGCGATCCTTGAGCATATCAAACCGCTTTATCCGGTATCGCTGGAACAATTGGTTCAAACGGAAGCGATAGTGAAATAA